The Aeromicrobium yanjiei genome includes a region encoding these proteins:
- a CDS encoding glycosyltransferase, translating into MTLLNHPLLTEREQVAPRNNAGRPSVLVFGQFKPDRDIDLMAQLSESMGSGVDFRVSGRGWPDIAGWDMDRRFVPELEIDPLIRSASAVLIPYRRFFQSGVAIRCLEQGTPVVGPAESSLAEVLLDDRLLGKDEDVSSWVCAIRAAIDTNREDWAKVRRRYLEGTDAQWTEWVDGFKKR; encoded by the coding sequence GTGACGCTGCTGAACCACCCACTTCTCACGGAGCGTGAACAAGTAGCGCCGCGCAACAATGCCGGGCGCCCTTCTGTGCTGGTCTTCGGGCAGTTCAAGCCCGATCGCGACATAGACCTCATGGCCCAACTTTCCGAGTCCATGGGTAGCGGCGTCGATTTCCGAGTCAGTGGCCGTGGGTGGCCGGACATCGCTGGATGGGACATGGACCGGCGATTCGTGCCCGAACTCGAAATCGATCCATTGATCCGGTCTGCCTCGGCGGTCCTGATTCCGTACCGGCGGTTCTTTCAGAGCGGAGTGGCGATACGTTGCCTTGAGCAAGGCACGCCAGTCGTCGGCCCCGCCGAAAGCAGTCTTGCTGAGGTTCTCCTAGACGATCGTCTGCTTGGAAAAGACGAGGACGTATCGAGTTGGGTGTGCGCGATTCGCGCCGCCATTGATACCAATCGAGAGGACTGGGCCAAGGTGCGCCGCCGTTACCTCGAAGGCACGGACGCACAATGGACCGAATGGGTCGACGGGTTTAAGAAGCGCTGA
- a CDS encoding glycosyltransferase: MGIDSLLIALKTAFSGVRGPVLAANPWVGVSLRLLGWRHVSVTGIYAEAGSRNHRVLRRLLGSSSVVTMVESEARSWREAGGRAIAVRYGNTLQYPPRVPKVNSAVRIFVGGSSDRDHQVLEDLIARVQSSQFEVHLTITLDEQPASWSNGSSTITRTGRLTNSEFGAQMSQADVVFLPLVDGSRAAGHMVAVGALETGAPVITTRSGGMDGYVDGTFVATLDEHADLLDQLVETGLAWRGRETEVREHWAREYSLEAYVVRVGEALSQLEAAR, translated from the coding sequence ATGGGAATTGACTCTCTTCTCATCGCTTTGAAAACTGCTTTCAGCGGGGTCCGGGGACCGGTGCTGGCGGCCAATCCATGGGTCGGGGTCTCGCTACGCTTGCTCGGCTGGCGTCATGTGAGCGTCACGGGCATCTACGCCGAGGCGGGGTCGAGAAATCACCGCGTCTTGCGGCGCCTTCTGGGCTCGTCTTCCGTGGTCACAATGGTCGAGAGCGAGGCGCGATCGTGGCGGGAGGCCGGTGGGCGAGCGATAGCTGTCCGATATGGGAACACCTTGCAGTACCCACCGCGGGTGCCCAAAGTTAACTCGGCTGTACGTATATTTGTTGGTGGCTCCTCAGACCGCGACCATCAGGTTCTCGAGGATCTGATTGCTCGTGTGCAGTCCAGCCAGTTCGAAGTCCATCTGACGATCACTCTGGACGAACAGCCCGCTTCGTGGTCAAACGGAAGTTCCACCATCACCCGCACTGGTCGCCTAACCAACAGCGAGTTCGGCGCGCAGATGTCGCAAGCCGACGTGGTGTTCCTACCTCTCGTCGACGGATCGCGCGCAGCGGGCCACATGGTCGCGGTCGGAGCGCTGGAGACAGGTGCGCCGGTCATTACTACGCGATCTGGCGGAATGGATGGCTACGTTGACGGCACGTTTGTTGCGACGCTGGACGAACATGCTGACCTACTCGACCAACTGGTAGAGACTGGCCTGGCATGGCGAGGGCGGGAGACGGAAGTACGAGAGCACTGGGCCAGGGAGTACAGCCTTGAAGCATACGTCGTCAGGGTTGGCGAAGCTCTGAGTCAGTTGGAAGCAGCGCGCTAG
- a CDS encoding glycosyltransferase produces MRSLQETAIRVLPELRAVQVEQGLLMSPAMHWFFDTNYDLFETSIPPGFERMSLRRAAWRLLSSDASVLEVPEPLWARFLPQNVTLVVAWRLGGLLRLRNRKARTYAIENNSPGEALFGRSIPWPLDVFVRFALGAFMRMFFERVALGTPAAADSYATLPFFRRIEHSMILGLPTPSLGADEAEADPNTAIFVGHLDARKGLPELMSAWSEVEQRLPSASLVVVGAGPLRESVEKWVTARPGSRRYLGQLPHDRILSVVGQAAVVVAPSVRARRWREQVGLPIEEGLSMGRTIVTTSETGLADWLHQHGHSIIASDALETDLSRALVDALTYPIEPSSVLDSLPTRHGRLVADSWLHRAY; encoded by the coding sequence ATGCGTTCCTTACAGGAAACCGCGATTCGAGTTCTTCCGGAACTGCGTGCTGTCCAAGTGGAGCAAGGACTCCTCATGAGTCCAGCGATGCACTGGTTCTTTGACACTAATTACGACCTCTTCGAGACGTCGATACCCCCTGGTTTTGAGCGCATGTCGCTTCGCCGCGCGGCATGGAGGCTCCTGTCCTCCGACGCTTCAGTACTAGAGGTTCCGGAGCCGCTCTGGGCGAGATTCCTCCCGCAAAACGTGACGTTGGTTGTTGCGTGGCGCTTAGGGGGATTGCTCCGCCTGCGGAATCGCAAGGCACGTACGTACGCAATCGAAAACAATTCTCCTGGTGAGGCTCTGTTTGGTCGCTCGATTCCCTGGCCGCTGGATGTCTTTGTGCGTTTTGCTCTAGGCGCGTTCATGCGCATGTTCTTCGAGAGAGTTGCACTCGGGACACCAGCCGCCGCTGACTCGTACGCGACGCTCCCGTTCTTCAGACGTATCGAACACTCAATGATCCTCGGCCTACCGACGCCTTCATTGGGCGCCGATGAGGCGGAAGCCGATCCAAACACCGCGATCTTCGTAGGACATCTTGACGCGCGTAAGGGCCTGCCAGAGCTCATGAGCGCCTGGAGTGAGGTAGAGCAGCGGCTGCCTTCTGCTTCGCTGGTGGTGGTGGGCGCTGGGCCGTTGCGCGAAAGCGTCGAGAAGTGGGTTACCGCGAGACCAGGGTCACGCCGATACCTGGGCCAATTGCCACATGACCGGATCCTCTCGGTCGTAGGGCAAGCTGCGGTCGTTGTGGCTCCCTCAGTTCGCGCGAGGAGGTGGCGCGAACAAGTTGGTCTACCGATCGAAGAGGGACTATCAATGGGACGAACCATAGTGACGACCTCTGAGACAGGACTGGCCGATTGGCTTCATCAACACGGACACAGCATCATCGCGTCGGACGCGCTTGAGACCGACCTGTCTAGAGCGTTGGTAGACGCGCTAACCTACCCGATTGAGCCGTCCTCGGTGCTGGACTCACTGCCGACCCGGCACGGACGGCTCGTCGCAGACTCGTGGCTGCATCGCGCCTACTGA
- a CDS encoding CDP-glycerol glycerophosphotransferase family protein, with protein MILVAVVVLLAALSTGLLVRRSLTARPPLAAHVPGQPTWLSPAPPLRFRAWAIAAAVLTAITVACILFAPAFQVAAALLAAAVLGLMAAIAGRYASGCRESQEAVDAFAPRLAVPYAGKVGVHIGMWSPWIERTGIPWVIVARTPALFRELAAMYPGTPIVQGTIPASVTGAFYPHGAASNADFIAGSAATHVFLGHGDSDKPLSASDRVLQYDLVAVAGQAAIDRFAAAGLAIPADKIRVIGRPQTEGILPGRKRRSRPPVVLYAPTWRHADDSLNVSSLAVADQIVQALLDRGCTVHFRRHFAGQNHVEAEAMIVRVNELLEADHERTGRPHQWGAEAMERPLIDAFNDVDAMVSDVSGIVVDFMASTKPLVMYAAQYADPDEFRATHPTAQAAYVIDRDLAQLDKALDAALGKDPLAAVRAERADYYLGGPDRAEPAARFIALLEELGR; from the coding sequence GTGATCCTCGTGGCCGTCGTGGTGCTCCTCGCCGCCCTCTCGACCGGGCTGCTCGTCCGCCGCAGCCTCACCGCCCGGCCCCCGCTGGCCGCGCACGTCCCGGGCCAGCCGACCTGGCTCAGCCCCGCTCCCCCGCTGCGCTTCCGCGCGTGGGCCATCGCGGCCGCCGTCCTGACGGCGATCACGGTCGCCTGCATCCTGTTCGCCCCGGCGTTCCAGGTCGCTGCCGCCCTGCTGGCCGCGGCGGTCCTCGGCCTCATGGCCGCGATCGCCGGCCGGTACGCCTCGGGGTGCCGCGAGTCGCAGGAGGCCGTGGACGCATTCGCACCGCGCCTCGCGGTGCCGTACGCCGGCAAGGTCGGCGTGCACATCGGCATGTGGTCGCCCTGGATCGAGCGGACCGGCATCCCGTGGGTCATCGTCGCGCGCACGCCCGCCCTGTTCCGTGAGCTCGCCGCGATGTATCCCGGCACGCCGATCGTCCAGGGCACGATCCCGGCCTCGGTGACGGGCGCGTTCTATCCCCACGGCGCCGCCTCGAACGCCGACTTCATCGCCGGCTCGGCCGCGACGCACGTCTTCCTCGGGCACGGCGACAGCGACAAGCCGCTCAGCGCGTCCGATCGGGTGCTGCAGTACGACCTCGTGGCGGTGGCCGGCCAGGCCGCGATCGACCGCTTCGCCGCCGCGGGCCTCGCGATCCCCGCCGACAAGATCCGCGTGATCGGTCGCCCCCAGACCGAGGGCATCCTCCCCGGCCGCAAGCGCCGCTCCCGCCCCCCGGTCGTCCTCTACGCCCCCACGTGGCGCCACGCCGACGACTCGCTCAACGTCTCGTCGCTGGCCGTCGCCGACCAGATCGTGCAGGCGCTGCTCGACCGCGGCTGCACGGTGCACTTCCGCCGCCACTTCGCCGGACAGAACCACGTCGAGGCCGAGGCGATGATCGTGCGCGTCAACGAGCTGCTCGAGGCCGATCACGAGCGCACCGGGCGCCCGCACCAGTGGGGCGCCGAGGCGATGGAGCGACCGCTCATCGACGCCTTCAACGACGTCGACGCGATGGTCTCGGACGTCTCGGGCATCGTCGTGGACTTCATGGCGAGCACCAAGCCGCTCGTGATGTACGCCGCGCAGTACGCCGATCCCGACGAGTTCCGCGCGACCCACCCCACGGCCCAGGCCGCGTACGTCATCGACCGCGACCTGGCGCAGCTCGACAAGGCCCTCGACGCGGCCCTCGGCAAGGACCCGCTCGCGGCGGTCCGGGCCGAGCGCGCCGACTACTACCTCGGCGGCCCCGACCGGGCCGAGCCCGCAGCCCGGTTCATCGCCCTGCTCGAGGAGCTCGGCCGCTAG
- a CDS encoding MFS transporter, with amino-acid sequence MANPQNRSHYQLTFAVLAVSVASFALLQSLVTPVLSEIQVDLNTDQTTVTWVLTAYLLSASVFTPIIGRIGDKVGKEKLLVVALVGLAIGSIIAALATSIGPMIVARIIQGVGGGVLPLAFGIIRDEFPEKKIPGAVGIIASLAAVGAGVGLVLAGPIVEALNYHWLFWIPGIVTAVAAVAAFFVVPASPVRTPGKISVLPAVLLSAWLVCLLLALSQGRSWGWTSGRVLGLIVAAVVLAVAWVMVEERSESPLIDMTMMRLPAVWTTNLVALLVGFAMYASFGFLPQFTQTPTEAGYGFGASITESGLILLPSSVTMFVVGLLSGTFVRLIGPKTVVVIGSLIAASSMAILAFAHDEKWELYVANAIMGVGVGLIFACLSNLIVAAVPPEQTGVASGMNANIRTIGGSVGAAVMASIVTASVFPNGLPKESGYTNGFIMLTIAFVVAALVALLIPRVKREVIEEHLVGEPEHPELGMVAAGTLVGDKSE; translated from the coding sequence GTGGCCAACCCGCAGAACCGCTCCCACTACCAGCTGACCTTCGCCGTGCTCGCGGTGTCGGTCGCGAGCTTCGCGCTGCTGCAGTCGCTCGTCACGCCGGTGCTGTCCGAGATCCAGGTCGATCTCAACACCGACCAGACGACCGTGACCTGGGTCCTGACGGCGTACCTGCTGTCGGCCTCGGTGTTCACGCCCATCATCGGGCGCATCGGCGACAAGGTGGGCAAGGAGAAGCTGCTCGTCGTGGCGCTCGTCGGCCTCGCTATCGGCTCGATCATCGCCGCGCTCGCCACGAGCATCGGGCCCATGATCGTGGCCCGCATCATCCAGGGCGTCGGCGGCGGCGTGCTGCCGCTCGCGTTCGGCATCATCCGCGACGAGTTCCCCGAGAAGAAGATCCCCGGCGCGGTGGGCATCATCGCCTCGCTCGCGGCCGTAGGCGCCGGCGTCGGCCTCGTCCTTGCCGGACCCATCGTCGAGGCGCTCAACTACCACTGGCTGTTCTGGATCCCCGGCATCGTCACGGCGGTCGCCGCGGTCGCCGCATTCTTCGTCGTCCCCGCGTCCCCCGTGCGTACGCCCGGCAAGATCAGCGTCCTGCCCGCCGTGCTGCTGTCCGCGTGGCTCGTGTGCCTGCTGCTCGCGCTGAGCCAGGGCCGCAGCTGGGGCTGGACCTCCGGCCGCGTGCTGGGCCTGATCGTCGCGGCCGTCGTCCTGGCCGTCGCGTGGGTCATGGTCGAGGAGCGCTCGGAGTCGCCGCTGATCGACATGACGATGATGCGCCTGCCGGCGGTGTGGACGACCAACCTCGTCGCGCTGCTCGTGGGCTTCGCGATGTACGCCTCGTTCGGCTTCCTGCCGCAATTCACCCAGACGCCGACCGAGGCCGGCTACGGCTTCGGCGCCTCGATCACCGAGTCCGGCCTGATCCTGCTGCCCTCGTCCGTCACGATGTTCGTCGTCGGCCTGCTGTCTGGGACGTTCGTGCGGCTCATCGGCCCCAAGACGGTCGTCGTGATCGGCAGCCTCATCGCCGCCAGCTCGATGGCGATCCTGGCGTTCGCGCACGACGAGAAGTGGGAGCTGTACGTCGCCAACGCCATCATGGGCGTGGGTGTCGGGCTGATCTTCGCGTGCCTGTCCAACCTCATCGTCGCGGCCGTCCCGCCGGAGCAGACCGGTGTCGCGAGTGGCATGAACGCCAACATCCGGACGATCGGCGGCTCGGTCGGCGCGGCGGTCATGGCCAGCATCGTCACCGCCTCGGTGTTCCCCAACGGGCTGCCGAAGGAGTCCGGCTACACCAACGGATTCATCATGCTGACGATCGCGTTCGTCGTCGCGGCGCTCGTCGCGCTGCTGATCCCGCGGGTCAAGCGCGAGGTCATCGAGGAGCACCTCGTCGGTGAGCCCGAGCACCCCGAGCTCGGCATGGTGGCCGCCGGCACGCTGGTCGGCGACAAGAGCGAGTAG
- a CDS encoding LLM class flavin-dependent oxidoreductase codes for MKNVGFLSFGHYQAVPGSQTRTASDVMLQSIDLAVAAEELGLDGAYFRVHHFARQLASPFPLLAAVGARTSRIEIGTGVIDMRYENPLYMAEDAAAADLISEGRLQLGISRGSPETALRGYEAFGHVPAEGTSDADMARAHAELFRAAIAGAGLVESDPRMTGRSVTLPVMPQAPGLADRIWWGSGTRATAEWTAQQGMNLMSSTLLTEDTGVPFDQLQLEQIELFRSAWAAAGWEREPRVSVSRSVIPVLDAQDRAWFGERSGEDQVGHLDGGLARFGKSYVGEPDVLAEELAADVAVQAADSLLLTVPNQLGVDYNARLLSALADYVLPAIGWKPRT; via the coding sequence ATGAAGAACGTCGGCTTCCTTTCCTTCGGCCACTACCAGGCGGTGCCCGGGTCCCAGACCCGTACGGCGTCGGACGTGATGCTCCAGTCGATCGACCTCGCGGTCGCGGCCGAGGAGCTCGGCCTCGACGGGGCGTACTTCCGGGTGCACCACTTCGCCCGGCAGCTCGCCTCGCCGTTCCCGCTGCTCGCGGCCGTCGGCGCCCGGACCAGCCGGATCGAGATCGGCACCGGTGTGATCGACATGCGCTACGAGAACCCGCTCTACATGGCCGAGGACGCCGCCGCGGCCGACCTCATCAGCGAGGGCAGGCTGCAGCTCGGCATCAGCCGGGGATCACCCGAGACCGCGCTGCGCGGCTACGAGGCGTTCGGCCACGTGCCGGCCGAGGGCACGTCGGACGCCGACATGGCCCGGGCCCACGCCGAGCTGTTCAGGGCGGCGATCGCCGGCGCCGGGCTCGTCGAGTCCGATCCGCGCATGACCGGACGTTCGGTGACGCTGCCGGTCATGCCGCAGGCACCCGGCCTAGCCGACCGCATCTGGTGGGGCTCCGGCACCCGCGCAACCGCCGAGTGGACCGCCCAGCAGGGGATGAACCTGATGAGCTCGACCCTCCTGACCGAGGACACCGGCGTGCCCTTCGACCAGCTGCAGCTCGAGCAGATCGAGCTGTTCCGCTCTGCCTGGGCTGCTGCCGGCTGGGAGCGCGAGCCGCGTGTCTCGGTCAGCCGCAGCGTCATCCCGGTGCTGGACGCACAGGACCGCGCGTGGTTCGGCGAGCGTTCCGGCGAGGACCAGGTCGGTCACCTCGACGGCGGCCTCGCCCGCTTCGGCAAGTCGTACGTCGGCGAGCCCGACGTGCTGGCGGAGGAGCTGGCTGCCGACGTCGCCGTGCAGGCCGCGGACTCGTTGCTGCTGACCGTGCCCAACCAGCTCGGCGTCGACTACAACGCCCGCCTGCTCTCAGCCCTGGCCGACTACGTCCTGCCCGCCATCGGCTGGAAGCCCCGCACCTAG
- a CDS encoding GIY-YIG nuclease family protein: MPYTYLLLCADKTYYTGSTYDLLTRLNQHRSGEGAEYTKRRLPVKLVYYEEHEQIAMAFWREKKIQGWTHGKKRMLVSDGPGVRVEDDSQLFGGSGG; this comes from the coding sequence ATGCCCTACACGTACCTCCTGCTCTGCGCGGACAAGACCTACTACACCGGCAGCACGTACGACCTGCTGACCCGTCTCAACCAGCACCGCTCTGGTGAAGGCGCCGAATACACCAAACGGCGACTACCCGTGAAGCTCGTCTACTACGAGGAGCACGAGCAGATCGCGATGGCGTTCTGGCGCGAGAAGAAGATCCAGGGCTGGACACACGGCAAGAAACGCATGCTCGTCAGCGACGGGCCCGGGGTGAGGGTCGAGGACGACTCGCAGCTCTTCGGCGGGTCCGGCGGCTGA
- a CDS encoding MFS transporter yields MRSPLRRPSWFTSLVLISIASHAVLNGVRTLISYRALALGGDALSVGIVTASFAVLPLLVALPIGRAVDRGHGMRVLRGGLVLTVGAVVLAATSTNLGVLAGASALLGFGQILHTIACQSLIPLWSPPELMDKRFGQLTLGVSAGQFLGFPLAGIVATLSNSGAGGDGTLKTTFSLIVMAAVATAAVPLAYAFSPASRAVRSRREQVGTQQSSLTILRQPGMKPAMYSSMTVLSGLDLLTAYVPVLGEHLGLSVGMVTFLLTMRALASVLSRIALPALLVHVGRRWLIVSATLVSAIPVALIPLTTNVVALSAAMLVIGFFWGIGQPLTMVWVTTVSHRDNRATALSLRLAGNRIAQFAVPLGAGAVAGATGVGVIFYLTAGLLASSGLLSLSATRRMPD; encoded by the coding sequence GTGAGGTCACCGCTCCGCCGCCCTTCCTGGTTCACCTCCCTGGTCCTGATCTCGATCGCGTCCCACGCGGTTCTGAACGGCGTGCGCACGCTCATCTCCTACCGGGCACTCGCGCTGGGCGGGGACGCGTTGTCCGTGGGCATCGTCACGGCCTCGTTCGCGGTGCTGCCGCTCCTCGTCGCGCTGCCCATCGGTCGCGCCGTCGATCGCGGTCACGGCATGCGGGTCCTCCGGGGCGGACTCGTCCTGACGGTGGGCGCAGTCGTCCTCGCTGCCACGAGCACCAACCTCGGCGTCCTGGCGGGGGCGAGCGCATTGCTCGGTTTCGGCCAGATCCTTCACACGATCGCGTGCCAGAGCCTGATCCCGCTCTGGTCACCCCCAGAGCTGATGGACAAGCGCTTCGGCCAGCTGACCCTCGGCGTCTCCGCGGGACAGTTCCTCGGCTTCCCGCTGGCGGGCATCGTGGCAACGCTGTCGAACAGCGGCGCAGGCGGTGACGGCACGCTGAAGACGACGTTCTCGCTGATCGTGATGGCGGCGGTCGCCACGGCCGCCGTCCCGCTCGCCTACGCGTTCTCACCCGCGTCTCGCGCGGTACGGTCTCGCCGGGAGCAGGTCGGGACCCAGCAGTCGAGCCTGACCATCCTTCGTCAGCCGGGCATGAAGCCGGCGATGTACTCGTCGATGACGGTGCTGTCCGGTCTGGATCTCCTGACCGCCTACGTCCCGGTGCTCGGCGAGCACCTGGGCCTGAGCGTCGGCATGGTCACCTTCCTGCTGACGATGCGCGCCCTGGCGTCGGTGCTGTCGCGGATCGCACTCCCTGCGCTCCTGGTCCACGTCGGTCGCCGCTGGCTCATCGTCTCGGCGACGCTCGTCTCGGCCATACCCGTCGCGCTCATCCCTCTGACCACGAATGTGGTGGCGTTGAGCGCGGCGATGCTCGTCATCGGATTCTTCTGGGGCATCGGACAACCGTTGACGATGGTGTGGGTGACGACCGTGTCGCACCGGGACAACAGGGCCACGGCGCTGTCCCTGCGCCTGGCCGGCAACCGGATCGCCCAGTTCGCGGTCCCCCTCGGGGCCGGAGCCGTCGCGGGAGCCACGGGTGTCGGCGTCATCTTCTACCTGACCGCCGGCCTGCTCGCGTCCTCCGGACTCCTGTCCCTGAGCGCCACCCGACGCATGCCCGACTGA
- a CDS encoding GntR family transcriptional regulator, with amino-acid sequence MASDDVAIPGSRTAYVLERLRADLRNGLINPGDQLRQVELARRYGVSATPVREALRVLEADGMIDYHTHRGATVRDYTPQMATDLYRMRAEMESLAVTVAMERMTPEVLAGIRVANEELLAATDSAASSAELSRLNKALHFAIYQATSPVMIECIEMLWSRFTPSVTLWSVSGFTTELRHDHEAILSAIEDGDAERASRAMHEHIMHACDLRATHAALRPAGPVSDAAGDGSPQAP; translated from the coding sequence ATGGCCAGCGACGACGTCGCGATCCCAGGTAGCCGCACCGCGTACGTCCTGGAACGCCTTCGCGCCGACCTGAGGAACGGGCTCATCAATCCCGGCGACCAGCTGCGCCAGGTCGAGCTCGCCCGCCGCTACGGCGTGAGCGCCACACCCGTTCGCGAGGCGCTGCGCGTCCTCGAGGCCGACGGCATGATCGATTACCACACCCACCGCGGCGCCACGGTGCGCGACTACACGCCCCAGATGGCCACCGACCTCTACCGCATGCGGGCCGAGATGGAGTCGCTCGCAGTCACCGTCGCGATGGAACGGATGACGCCCGAGGTGCTGGCCGGAATCCGCGTCGCCAACGAGGAGCTCTTGGCGGCCACCGATTCCGCTGCCTCCTCCGCCGAGCTCTCACGACTCAACAAGGCGCTCCACTTCGCGATCTACCAGGCGACGTCGCCGGTCATGATCGAGTGCATCGAGATGTTGTGGAGCCGGTTCACGCCGTCCGTCACGTTGTGGAGCGTCAGCGGTTTCACCACCGAGCTGCGTCACGACCACGAGGCGATCCTGAGCGCGATCGAGGACGGTGACGCCGAGCGGGCGAGCCGCGCGATGCACGAGCACATCATGCACGCGTGCGACCTGCGTGCCACGCATGCCGCGCTCCGCCCGGCGGGTCCCGTCAGCGACGCTGCCGGCGACGGATCACCCCAGGCCCCGTGA
- a CDS encoding MmgE/PrpD family protein has product MSQLDSLDATERERWGVLVADAWGLMAAGAEAPGLRAMLAASAELGDGDIVVPYTPRTWSPQGAAAAASALIHAWDFDDTHDTAVVHTAAIAVPAALAAAQRRNASGRSFADGIVVGVQALSRLGGLVGPRAGVIRTAGLGAPAAAAAAAATWGLDRAGIENAMSLAVGVSLAPGSRQAVVDSSLAKRVQPGLAVQAGLYAAALALNGVEGPRGWLTGDHGLLPGADVTVADVLDGPFAGAELAIKPYPACRYGHAAIAAAEQLYRAHGAQTDDKLVVRLPEGASYAMVARPYADRGEPIIDAQFSVPWQVASIWTSGRYDVATLAGPDVVDPVIASAARAVEVRQDLPASTVMSGATVELHRAGVVHVAESPMPGGPEAPLDRSAVDAKIRSCLTVAGLDPDAESRRIWELVDGVADLSPADLRRTLTEFAPARQTVA; this is encoded by the coding sequence TTGAGTCAGCTTGACTCTCTCGACGCGACTGAGCGTGAGCGCTGGGGCGTCCTGGTCGCCGACGCCTGGGGCCTGATGGCCGCGGGTGCCGAGGCGCCCGGACTGCGCGCGATGCTCGCAGCGTCCGCTGAGCTGGGGGACGGCGACATCGTCGTTCCCTACACCCCCCGCACGTGGTCGCCCCAGGGCGCTGCCGCTGCGGCATCTGCCCTGATCCATGCGTGGGACTTCGACGACACCCACGACACCGCCGTCGTCCACACCGCAGCGATCGCCGTGCCCGCGGCTCTGGCTGCCGCCCAGCGCCGCAACGCCTCGGGGCGCAGCTTCGCGGACGGGATCGTTGTCGGCGTGCAGGCGCTCTCGCGCCTCGGCGGCCTCGTCGGCCCGCGAGCCGGTGTCATCCGCACGGCCGGGCTCGGTGCCCCCGCCGCTGCGGCGGCCGCCGCAGCGACCTGGGGGCTGGATCGGGCCGGCATCGAGAACGCGATGTCCCTGGCCGTCGGTGTCTCACTCGCGCCCGGCTCACGTCAGGCCGTCGTCGACAGCTCGCTGGCCAAGCGGGTCCAGCCCGGTCTTGCCGTACAGGCCGGACTCTATGCCGCGGCGCTCGCCCTGAACGGCGTCGAAGGACCCCGGGGTTGGCTCACCGGCGACCACGGACTGCTCCCGGGTGCAGACGTCACCGTCGCGGACGTGCTCGACGGCCCCTTCGCCGGCGCCGAGCTCGCGATCAAGCCCTATCCCGCGTGCCGCTACGGCCACGCCGCGATCGCCGCCGCTGAGCAGCTGTACCGGGCGCACGGCGCCCAGACGGACGACAAGCTCGTCGTCCGTCTGCCCGAAGGTGCGTCCTACGCGATGGTGGCCCGCCCGTACGCCGATCGCGGAGAGCCGATCATCGACGCACAGTTCTCGGTGCCGTGGCAGGTGGCCTCCATCTGGACCTCCGGCCGCTACGACGTCGCGACCCTCGCCGGCCCGGACGTCGTCGACCCGGTCATCGCCTCGGCCGCTCGTGCCGTCGAGGTTCGCCAGGACCTGCCGGCCAGCACCGTGATGAGCGGCGCCACGGTCGAGCTGCACCGCGCGGGCGTCGTCCACGTCGCCGAGTCCCCGATGCCGGGCGGCCCCGAAGCGCCCCTCGACCGTTCCGCGGTCGACGCCAAGATCCGCTCCTGCCTCACGGTGGCGGGCCTCGACCCGGATGCCGAGTCCCGCCGCATCTGGGAGCTCGTCGACGGCGTCGCCGACCTCAGCCCTGCGGACCTGCGCCGCACCCTCACCGAATTTGCCCCCGCACGCCAGACCGTGGCGTGA